From the genome of Anaerolineae bacterium:
CAGCTTCAGGAGAATATGAATCAGGCCGTAGCCTCGGCGCGTCCGTCGGTGGTCAGTGTAAAGGCGCAAAAAAAAAAGACTGGAAATGACGGCCAGGCCGTCTGGTATGAGAGCATCGGCTCAGGCTTTTTTGTGGATGAGCGAGGTTTTATTTTAACCAATTATCATGTGGTTGAAGGGTCTGAAAATATTACAGTTACGCTCTGGCGTTCACAGCAGAATCAATTTTCGGCCAGGGTTGTGCATACGGATAAATCACTTGACCTCGCGGCGCTAAAGATCGACAGCACCGAAACCTTTGTTCCCGCGGTGCTTGATAATTCGGACAGGCTGGAGACAGGCGATTGGGTGGTAAGCATCGGCAGCCCTTTTGGGTTTGAACACAGCGTAACAATGGGGATTGTGAGCGACCTGCACAGGAATATGATGATCGAAGGGATATCATACAAGGATATGATCCAGACGGACGCTGTCATTAATCAAGGAAACAGCGGCGGGCCTCTTATTAATATTTACGGAAGAGTGGTCGGAGTCGGCACAGCCATTTATGCGCCAAAAGGGACATACACAGGGCTCGGCTTTGCCATCCCGATCAACAGGGCAAAACACTTCTTTACACGCGTGACAGGCGCTGTACAGGCCGCGCTTACGGTTCCGGCCGCGCAGCCAAATGCCAAAGAACCGATCAATTTGAATAAAAAGATGCCGAACGATGCTATCCATCAGGACTTCTCGGATTGCACTAAATGCCATACAATTACACAAAAGATGGTTGTCAGCACTAAAGCGGTTATGACACATCCGCCGGCAGGGGTATGCACCACATGTCATATCATGACTAATGATAAGGTTGCAAAGGGGCCTGTGACAGTGGCCGCTGTCAATCCGATTTCAGAGCCGCCGGCAGTTGATCAGGGGTTTTCCGATCCTTTCATAAAGATTATTATTAAAATGAGCCTGATGGTTCTGGTAGCATCTATTGTCTTTACCATGCTGGGAGTGGGAGGCGGTTTTCTCTATGTTCCGATATTGCTCGCGTGCGGCATTGATTTTCAGACTGCCGCAATTACCAGCCTTTTTATGTTAACAACAGGCCAGATATCTGCTTTGTATAATTTTTTCAAGTCCGGGCTGGTTGACCTGAAGCTGGCGTTTATGCTGGAATTTCCTACTATGATCGGCGCATTTATCGGCGGAATGTTTGCGCATCATTTTAATCTGTCTTTACTGAGCGTTATGTTCGCCTGCGTCCTCTTTCTCGCAAGCTATTTTATGCTGCAGGATGAAGCTAAACTCAAACGCGGCAGATCTAATTTTACCATAAGCTCATGGGAATGGAGTAATGAATTTTTAGGACATAAATACAGTATTGATATGATGCTGGCTGTCCCGCTCACCTTTGTCGTAGGGTATGTGGGAGGAACATTGGGCCTTGGGGGGGGGTGGCTTAAGGTCCCGATGATGGTTATGTTGTTCGGAATCCCCATGAAAGTGGCTGTGGCCACTTCTTCGCTGATGGTGCCTATTACCGGTTTTGCAGGTTTTGTCGGGCACAGTATTTCCGGGTATTTTGATGCTCGACTGGCATTGCCCCTTTCCCTGGTTACAATTGTCGGCGCCCAGATAGGGTCAAGAATATCTATAAAGGCTGAAAGCAACCTTCTGAGGTTTATATTTGCCTTTGTGCTGAGTCTGGTCGGTTTGTGGATGTTGATAAGGCTATTATGATGCTGAAAAGTCATGAGTTGAAATAGATGAAAAAGAATAAGAATTTTAGAATAAATAATTTTTTATGGCCCATAGCCGCATTGGTGGTTCTGATTATCGGTGCTATATGGACCAATGCGGGAGTTATTCAAAATGCTCCGGCGCCTCTTCAGCCAAAGCCGTATCTTTACCCCCCTGCTTTGGCAAACATAGCCCCTCCTGCGCAGCAATTGACTGTGGGATCGCCGCGCACGGCGTTGATGGTTCAGGAAGGGATCAGCAGTGTGGTGTCAATGGTCAGGCCCGCTGTGGTGGGCGTGTCAAGGCCGGCGAGTGGTCAGATTCAGCCCAATACAGGATTGACCTATATTAACCCTTATTCCGGAAGTTCCGGCAGTATGGGCTCAGGCTTTATTATTGACCGCAGGGGATATGTGCTCACCACCTTTCAGACGGTTGGCAGCGCCGGAGCGGTTAATGTCACGCTCTTTTCAGGCTCAAAACGCGAATATCAGGCTGATCTGATAGTGGTCGATCCTGCAACCGATCTTGCGTTGCTTAAGATCCGGGCACAGGATATCTTTCCGACTGTGACGCTTGGGAATTCCGATCTGCTCGAAGTGGGAGACATTGTGCTTTGCGTTGGTAGTCCGTTCGGTTTTTCCAGAACCGTGACCATGGGGATCGTCAGCAGCAACAGACGAAAGCTGAATATAAATGGAGCGAATTATCCGGATATGATCCAGACGGATGCATCGATTAATGAGGGGAATGACGGCGGTCCGCTGGTTAATATAAAAGGAGAGGTGATCGGCGTTAACATGGCGTGCTTTATGCCGGACAATCAGTATTCGGGGATAGGTTTTGCGATCCCGATTAACGATATTATGGCATTTATTAATGGCAATATTTAGGGTTCAGGGAGTCAGAATTTTGACTGAGGTGGAAAAATAAAAATGACCGGCAAATATATTATAATGCTTTTGTTTTTTATGTTGTTTTTGTTCGGCATGGTTGTAACGGGTGATTTTACTGAGACCTGGCAGAATGGCGCAAATCTCTGACCGTCGTGTATCGGGTTAGGCTAACCCGGAACTGAAAAAGACGAACATCGAACATCGAACGTCCAACATCGAATGAAAAACAAAAGAAACAGAGGTAGGATGTCAATTCGTCTAAATCCCCTCTATCAATAGGGGTGGACGCGAAGAGGACGGGGGTGTGTAAAAATGGAAAAACAGCAACTTTTGAACCCTGAACCTTTGTTTTTCATTGGGTGTTTGTTTTTTTATTCGATTTTAGAATAATTTGAGGAGCGGAGCGACATCATTATTCGACGTTCGATGTTCAATGTTCAATGTTGAACGTTCATCTTTTAATTGTTTTGGAGGGAGTAGATGCTGAAGGAATATTTAGGGGTGGATTTAGATAAATATGGCCTGTTTTTTGTGGCGGTGATCGCTACATCGGTTATAATTACCGGTATTTACTGGGCTATTTTTGGATTTGACAGGTGGGCTGGACAGGTCCAGACGGCCGCGGATCTTATGACTGCTGCTGCTGTTTCTCCCTTTGTGCAATCGCCCGCGGTTTCCGGAGGAACAGGACAATATGTCTGTCCACAGGACGGAGCAGTCGGACTTCCCAACTTTGATATGGCAGGGGTTCCACATTGTCCTTTATGTGGGCAGGCGATGAATTTTTACAGCGCGGCATCCAACAACTTTTCCCGCGTTGCCGCGGGGGGAGGGTGACTGCCTCAGGCAGGCCAGGGTGGCCTGCGCATGATTGCGGGAGTCGGCTGACCGCCTCAACAAACGGGCCCGGGAGGTCCGCAGACAGGTTTTCGCTTTTAGGAGCATGGTGAGGAGGACAGGCTGGAACAATGATATTATCAAAATTTAGACGATCAACTCAATTCTTAAGCGCTATTATTGTTAACAGCTTTTTTGGTTCGTTTGTTATCAAGACCATAAATGCTAATGCGCTGAAAGGAATCTGTGTTCCGTTTTTGAACTGTTATGCCTGTCCAACAGCGCTGTTCTCCTGTCCTATCGGTACGTTGCAGCACTTTATGGCCATCCATGCCATACCTTACTATTTGCTTGGTTTTATAGGGCTCATAGGACTTTCCGTGGGGCGGATGGCATGCGGGTGGCTATGCCCGTTCGGTCTTTTGCAGGACCTGATTTATAAGATAAAAACACCCAAGCACGGGATTCCCTCCAGGTTGAGTTATCTGAAGTATCTGGTTTTAATAATGCTTGTGATTGTTATTCCATATATCACCGGTGATCTCTGGTTTTCTAAGTTATGCCCGGCGGGAACTTTAATGGGAGGCCTGGCTTGGACTGTATGGGACCCTGTTAATGCCGCCACGGGTCTGCCGGTCTTGCCTGACGGACCAGGCGTGATATTTTACGTGGCGCTGGTTATACTTATAGGTTTTCTAATCTGGTTTGTTCTAAGCAAGAGACCGTTTTGCAGGGTTGTCTGCCCTATGGGGGCGATATTCTCATTGTTTAACAGGTACAGCATTATACATCTTGATGTGAGTCAAAATTGTGATGGCTGCAATGTCTGCGAGGTCAAATGTCCAATGGATCTGAATGTTTCCATTGATTTTGATTCAGGTGACTGCATACGCTGTCTGGAGTGCACAAAATGCGGGCATGTCAAGCTTGTCACGCCATTTTCTAAGTATGGAGGAAGTAGCAATGGGCAAAGAGGGAATACAGACGCTGAATGACAGAACAATCTGCTTGTTAATAGGCGTTGTCTTTCTGATGGTACTCGCAGTTCTTGCGATAGTGTTTAGCCATGACAGGGTAAAGCCTAAAACTCCGCAGGCCATGGTGGCGGCTGCTTTTAGTCAGATGTTTATAAATGAATGGAAGCCGGGAATGGGAAAACAGCCTCTGGCCTATCATCCGGCAGCCTTTAACAATCTGGTCTGGCGTCCTCTTTCAGGCGGACAGACCGCTCCTGCAACAAATAATCTTTACACGGCTGCACAGCCAATGCGGTAGGGGTATAGGGGAAATAGATGAAGACTATAACAACTATAATTTTGACTGTGATCGCGGTCTTGTTCAGCATACAGAACTTCGATCATGTGCCGGTCTATATCTTCTGGGGTAATGCGGTCAGCATTCGTCTGGTATTCGTTGTTGCCATAGCCGGTGTGACAGGATATCTGATACGGCATTTTACCGGCATTGGAAGGGAAGAAAGGCTGAAGAAACAGATTCAGACAATAAGAAGAAAAAGTCATTATGCTGCCGGGAAGAAAACCGAAGAATTTGATGAAGAGGAATTTTAAGGCAGAGTTTTATGCGGAATAAGCGATGTAAAATATGTGAAAAACGGATTGCATGGGTCGGCATCTGGGTAAATCTGGCTTTGGTTTTTTTAAAGCTGCTCGTGGGCTTTACCAGCGGAAGCAAAGCATGTATAGCTGACGCGCTCCATTCAGGCTCAAATATTATCACTGCTTTTGCTATAATACTTAGCCAGAAAATCAGCAGCAAATCGACCAGTAAAAAATTTCACTATGGATACGGAAAGATTGAGTTTGTTGCCGCGGGGTTCATAAGCCTCCTGATTATCTCAGGAGCTGCTATCCTTATTACAATATCGATCAGACACCTTATGCGGGCGCCGTCCACTTCGCCTCATCTAACCGCCCTTCTTATGGGGCTGATATCTATCGGCGTCAATGAAATGGTTTTTCGTTATATGCGCTGTGTCGGAACCCAGTTTAAGAGTCAGACCATGCTGGCCAACGCGTGGGCAAACAGGGCGGATTGCTTTTCTTCCATGGCCGTGGTTGTCGGGGTTGTAGGGGCAAGATTGGGTTTTCATCATCTTGATCCAATAGCAGCCCTTTTTGTTGTGGCGATTATTATCAAGGTAAGCATAAAGATATTGATAGATTCCGTAAAAGCCCTGATGGACACCTCGGTCAATAATCTTTATGGCGAAGAGATAAAAACGATTGTTGAAAGCCTTGAGGACATACGAGGCATTTCTGATTTGAGGACCAGAC
Proteins encoded in this window:
- a CDS encoding TSUP family transporter, with translation MRIWILTFLIAAAAATAFGAVPEPALQQLQENMNQAVASARPSVVSVKAQKKKTGNDGQAVWYESIGSGFFVDERGFILTNYHVVEGSENITVTLWRSQQNQFSARVVHTDKSLDLAALKIDSTETFVPAVLDNSDRLETGDWVVSIGSPFGFEHSVTMGIVSDLHRNMMIEGISYKDMIQTDAVINQGNSGGPLINIYGRVVGVGTAIYAPKGTYTGLGFAIPINRAKHFFTRVTGAVQAALTVPAAQPNAKEPINLNKKMPNDAIHQDFSDCTKCHTITQKMVVSTKAVMTHPPAGVCTTCHIMTNDKVAKGPVTVAAVNPISEPPAVDQGFSDPFIKIIIKMSLMVLVASIVFTMLGVGGGFLYVPILLACGIDFQTAAITSLFMLTTGQISALYNFFKSGLVDLKLAFMLEFPTMIGAFIGGMFAHHFNLSLLSVMFACVLFLASYFMLQDEAKLKRGRSNFTISSWEWSNEFLGHKYSIDMMLAVPLTFVVGYVGGTLGLGGGWLKVPMMVMLFGIPMKVAVATSSLMVPITGFAGFVGHSISGYFDARLALPLSLVTIVGAQIGSRISIKAESNLLRFIFAFVLSLVGLWMLIRLL
- a CDS encoding trypsin-like peptidase domain-containing protein; the encoded protein is MKKNKNFRINNFLWPIAALVVLIIGAIWTNAGVIQNAPAPLQPKPYLYPPALANIAPPAQQLTVGSPRTALMVQEGISSVVSMVRPAVVGVSRPASGQIQPNTGLTYINPYSGSSGSMGSGFIIDRRGYVLTTFQTVGSAGAVNVTLFSGSKREYQADLIVVDPATDLALLKIRAQDIFPTVTLGNSDLLEVGDIVLCVGSPFGFSRTVTMGIVSSNRRKLNINGANYPDMIQTDASINEGNDGGPLVNIKGEVIGVNMACFMPDNQYSGIGFAIPINDIMAFINGNI
- a CDS encoding 4Fe-4S binding protein; translation: MILSKFRRSTQFLSAIIVNSFFGSFVIKTINANALKGICVPFLNCYACPTALFSCPIGTLQHFMAIHAIPYYLLGFIGLIGLSVGRMACGWLCPFGLLQDLIYKIKTPKHGIPSRLSYLKYLVLIMLVIVIPYITGDLWFSKLCPAGTLMGGLAWTVWDPVNAATGLPVLPDGPGVIFYVALVILIGFLIWFVLSKRPFCRVVCPMGAIFSLFNRYSIIHLDVSQNCDGCNVCEVKCPMDLNVSIDFDSGDCIRCLECTKCGHVKLVTPFSKYGGSSNGQRGNTDAE
- a CDS encoding cation diffusion facilitator family transporter — its product is MRNKRCKICEKRIAWVGIWVNLALVFLKLLVGFTSGSKACIADALHSGSNIITAFAIILSQKISSKSTSKKFHYGYGKIEFVAAGFISLLIISGAAILITISIRHLMRAPSTSPHLTALLMGLISIGVNEMVFRYMRCVGTQFKSQTMLANAWANRADCFSSMAVVVGVVGARLGFHHLDPIAALFVVAIIIKVSIKILIDSVKALMDTSVNNLYGEEIKTIVESLEDIRGISDLRTRHIGQKVWVDLSILVDNQCTLEEGERISERVREMLLKKIMDLEQVFVHFEPVEEEC